The proteins below are encoded in one region of Peptoniphilus sp. GNH:
- the murA gene encoding UDP-N-acetylglucosamine 1-carboxyvinyltransferase — translation MEKIIVKQSPPLSGRVRISGAKNAALPILAASILSTEDVILEDVPELKDVEIMCEVLKSLGVSVEKKDKNTLILNGKNLNSYTTDYNLMSKMRASFLVMGPLLGRLNKTVNSLPGGCNIGSRPIDLHLKGFKLLGAEIIEDLASISASCKELVGSRIYLDFPSVGATENIMMAACLAKGETYIENAAMEPEIVDLSNFLRKLGANVTGAGTSTIRIKGVEKLGGAKHQIIPDRIEAGTFMVASAMTGGDILVENVIPSHMKPVIAKLIECGAKVFEDDDSVRVISGSCQKAIDIKTMPYPGFPTDMQAQFMALMTRLEGKSQVLETVFENRFMHADELCKLGADIVCLDRKATVSGSSQLKGARVRATDLRAGAALILAGLVAEGETEIYDIFHIDRGYEDIESKFRSLGAHIERVKE, via the coding sequence TTGGAAAAAATTATAGTGAAACAGTCCCCCCCTCTAAGTGGTAGAGTTAGGATATCAGGGGCGAAAAATGCTGCCTTACCAATTTTGGCAGCATCTATATTGAGTACAGAAGACGTCATCTTGGAAGATGTTCCCGAGTTAAAAGATGTAGAGATTATGTGCGAAGTTTTAAAATCTTTGGGGGTGAGCGTCGAAAAAAAAGACAAGAACACCTTGATTTTAAATGGCAAAAATCTCAATTCTTATACTACTGATTATAATTTAATGAGTAAGATGAGGGCCTCTTTTCTCGTTATGGGACCTCTTTTGGGAAGGCTTAATAAGACGGTCAATTCCTTGCCGGGAGGTTGCAATATTGGCTCTAGACCAATAGACTTGCATTTGAAGGGCTTTAAACTTTTAGGAGCCGAGATTATAGAAGACTTGGCTTCCATATCAGCATCTTGTAAGGAGCTTGTAGGCTCTAGAATTTATTTGGACTTCCCGTCAGTAGGAGCTACTGAAAATATAATGATGGCGGCCTGCCTTGCCAAGGGGGAAACCTATATAGAAAATGCTGCAATGGAGCCAGAAATAGTTGATCTTTCAAATTTCCTTAGAAAACTTGGAGCAAATGTGACAGGAGCCGGCACTTCTACTATTAGAATTAAGGGAGTCGAAAAACTCGGCGGAGCCAAGCATCAAATCATACCGGACAGAATAGAAGCTGGTACCTTTATGGTTGCTTCAGCAATGACAGGCGGCGATATCTTAGTAGAAAATGTAATCCCATCTCACATGAAACCAGTAATAGCAAAACTTATCGAATGTGGGGCCAAGGTTTTCGAAGATGATGACAGTGTAAGAGTAATAAGCGGCAGTTGTCAAAAGGCAATCGACATAAAAACTATGCCCTATCCAGGATTTCCAACGGATATGCAAGCACAATTTATGGCACTTATGACTAGACTTGAAGGCAAAAGTCAGGTTTTAGAAACAGTTTTTGAAAACAGATTCATGCATGCAGACGAGCTTTGCAAGCTTGGAGCAGATATAGTTTGCCTAGACAGAAAGGCCACTGTATCGGGAAGTTCTCAGCTTAAAGGAGCAAGGGTAAGAGCTACCGATTTAAGAGCGGGCGCTGCCTTGATACTTGCAGGTCTTGTAGCAGAAGGGGAAACTGAGATTTATGATATTTTCCATATAGATAGGGGATATGAGGATATAGAAAGCAAATTTAGAAGTTTAGGAGCCCATATAGAAAGAGTAAAAGAATAA
- a CDS encoding ABC transporter substrate-binding protein has translation MKIKIGKLFISLALVLSLMLTACGKSDSDKKDKQDLKVAVQADAVSLDPNVFNDDYSDLAMRQVYETLLAKDEDGNIYNLLAESVDEKDDGKNYVIKIRQGVKFHSGKELTVDDVIWNLNRVIENTKSSNTYKNIIKDSIKKIDDQSLELSLEKPQGSFMELLTNPYLSIISKDSAQSLDLASQEDGTGPFKLKNWEPKNEMVFERFDDYWSDKPQFKELVFRVIPEATNRMVELESGGVDMAFNIAPNDISKLEENPDLQIFRKGNYAVHFLQFNMAKAPFNNPLAREAVANALDLKEIVDSVYMGVGNVATSPISPRAKYSIADKIQARQRNVEKAKELLKAAGIKEGTEIKLFVNDNQQRQDVATIVQAQLKDVGLDVKVEKFEWGAYMDILKTKQEDMYIMSWSPSVVDPDSYLYSPFHSDKAGQGPNFGMYSNKEVDKLIEEGISTVAPAKREEIYKKAQEIILKDMPRVDIWYGEQVYGASKAINNFKMLPEYAQVFKAVTFGE, from the coding sequence ATGAAAATAAAGATAGGAAAGCTATTTATTTCTCTTGCACTTGTGCTAAGTTTGATGCTTACAGCTTGTGGCAAGAGTGATTCTGATAAAAAGGACAAGCAAGATTTAAAAGTAGCAGTTCAAGCTGATGCTGTAAGCCTTGATCCAAATGTATTTAATGACGACTATTCCGATTTGGCAATGAGACAGGTTTATGAAACCTTGCTTGCCAAAGATGAAGATGGAAATATTTACAATCTCTTGGCTGAAAGCGTAGACGAAAAGGATGATGGCAAAAATTATGTCATCAAGATTAGACAAGGGGTGAAATTCCACTCAGGAAAGGAACTCACAGTTGACGATGTAATTTGGAATTTAAACAGGGTCATAGAAAATACCAAGTCGTCTAACACCTATAAGAATATAATCAAGGATTCTATCAAAAAGATAGACGATCAAAGTCTAGAGCTAAGTTTGGAAAAGCCACAAGGTTCTTTTATGGAACTACTCACAAACCCATACTTGTCAATAATTTCTAAAGACTCGGCTCAAAGTCTTGATTTAGCATCCCAAGAAGATGGAACAGGTCCTTTTAAACTTAAAAATTGGGAACCTAAAAATGAAATGGTCTTTGAAAGATTCGATGACTATTGGTCTGATAAACCACAATTTAAGGAGCTTGTTTTCAGAGTAATACCAGAAGCCACCAATCGTATGGTTGAACTTGAAAGTGGTGGGGTTGATATGGCATTTAACATAGCTCCAAATGATATTTCAAAGTTGGAAGAAAATCCTGATTTGCAAATTTTTAGAAAAGGAAATTATGCAGTTCATTTCTTGCAATTTAATATGGCAAAAGCACCTTTCAATAATCCTCTAGCAAGAGAGGCTGTTGCAAATGCTTTAGATTTAAAAGAAATTGTGGACTCTGTATATATGGGAGTTGGAAATGTTGCGACAAGTCCAATTTCTCCAAGAGCAAAATATTCTATCGCTGATAAAATACAAGCAAGACAAAGAAATGTAGAAAAAGCTAAGGAGCTTTTAAAAGCTGCAGGCATAAAAGAAGGCACAGAGATAAAACTTTTTGTAAATGACAATCAGCAAAGACAAGATGTGGCAACAATTGTCCAAGCTCAACTAAAAGATGTTGGCTTAGATGTAAAAGTTGAAAAATTTGAATGGGGAGCTTATATGGATATCCTAAAGACCAAGCAAGAAGATATGTATATAATGAGCTGGTCTCCGTCAGTTGTCGATCCCGATTCATATTTATATTCTCCTTTCCACTCGGACAAGGCTGGTCAAGGACCTAATTTTGGAATGTATTCTAACAAGGAAGTGGACAAGCTAATTGAAGAGGGAATCTCAACGGTTGCACCTGCAAAGAGAGAAGAAATATACAAGAAAGCTCAAGAAATTATACTAAAGGATATGCCTAGGGTAGATATTTGGTATGGCGAACAAGTCTATGGAGCATCGAAGGCTATAAATAATTTCAAAATGTTGCCTGAATATGCACAAGTGTTTAAGGCAGTTACCTTTGGAGAATAA
- a CDS encoding ABC transporter permease, translating to MKNYIFKRILYLIPTVLGVSLAVFFLLYMSPGDAAFQKAGPEASEAEVQVIREEMGLDDPFFVQYGRFLKGFLTKFDLGTSYITNRSVSQTMLKAFPNTIKLTAFALSVTLVFGLGFGIISALKKNTITDFIIMLAGLIGLAMPIFWTGLLLIIIFSVKLKVLPSSGFSDFRHMILPGFALGLQSTAIIMRMTRSSMLEVLNSDYIKTARAKGLKQSRVILVHALKNAMIPVITSIGLQAGSLLGGSVLTETIFSINGIGRLMVDSIKTRDYPMVLGGVMLIALSYALISIVVDILYMVIDPKLKVSGGK from the coding sequence ATGAAAAATTATATTTTTAAAAGAATTTTATACTTAATTCCGACAGTGCTAGGCGTTTCTTTGGCAGTATTCTTTCTTTTGTATATGTCGCCAGGGGATGCGGCATTTCAAAAAGCTGGGCCTGAGGCATCCGAAGCTGAAGTCCAAGTGATAAGAGAAGAGATGGGGCTTGATGATCCATTTTTCGTGCAATATGGCAGATTTTTGAAGGGATTTTTGACTAAATTTGATTTGGGAACATCTTATATAACTAATAGATCGGTTTCTCAAACCATGCTAAAGGCCTTTCCCAATACAATTAAACTCACAGCCTTCGCACTTTCTGTCACGCTTGTATTTGGACTTGGATTTGGAATAATATCAGCGCTAAAGAAAAATACGATTACAGATTTTATAATAATGCTAGCTGGTTTAATAGGACTTGCCATGCCAATATTTTGGACAGGCCTTCTCCTTATTATAATATTTTCAGTCAAGCTCAAAGTTTTGCCATCATCAGGTTTTTCTGATTTCAGGCACATGATTTTGCCTGGATTTGCACTAGGACTTCAGTCCACAGCTATTATAATGAGAATGACCAGATCTTCTATGTTAGAGGTTCTAAATTCTGATTATATAAAGACTGCAAGAGCCAAGGGCTTAAAACAATCCCGAGTGATTCTAGTCCATGCTCTAAAAAATGCAATGATACCAGTCATAACTTCAATAGGCTTGCAAGCTGGTAGCCTTTTGGGCGGGTCTGTGCTTACTGAAACCATATTTTCAATAAATGGTATAGGCAGGCTTATGGTTGATTCGATAAAAACTAGAGACTATCCCATGGTCTTGGGAGGGGTAATGCTAATAGCCCTATCCTATGCCTTGATATCAATTGTAGTTGACATCCTCTATATGGTAATAGATCCTAAATTGAAAGTGTCAGGAGGGAAATGA
- a CDS encoding ABC transporter permease, translated as MKKRLFTFIKNFSKNKLALLGFFILLVIFFMAIFAPYLTPYNYADQNLQETFLSPSARHIMGTDKFGRDIFTRILFGARISLKIGFISMALAAVSGILIGLISGFYGGFLDNALMRLMDIMLSIPGLVMAIAISASLGGGMKNLIIAVAVAAIPGYAKIVRGQALVFKENEFVEAARILGASDFNIMFKQILPNCLAPVIVQMTIGVGYAVLSAASLSFIGMGIEPPMPEWGQMLSEGRDFIRDYPYITMFPGISIAITILALNILGDGLRDALDPKLGR; from the coding sequence ATGAAAAAAAGGTTATTCACTTTTATTAAGAATTTTTCAAAAAATAAATTGGCACTACTAGGATTTTTTATATTGCTTGTGATATTTTTCATGGCAATTTTTGCTCCTTATCTGACACCCTATAACTATGCAGATCAAAACTTGCAAGAAACATTTTTAAGCCCATCTGCAAGACACATCATGGGGACGGATAAATTTGGTAGAGATATTTTTACTAGAATCTTGTTTGGGGCTAGGATATCTTTAAAAATTGGCTTTATATCCATGGCACTAGCGGCTGTAAGTGGCATTTTAATTGGTCTTATATCAGGATTTTATGGAGGATTCTTAGACAACGCCCTCATGCGACTAATGGACATCATGCTTTCAATTCCTGGACTTGTAATGGCAATAGCAATCTCAGCATCTCTTGGAGGAGGGATGAAAAACCTTATAATAGCTGTGGCGGTTGCGGCTATACCAGGATATGCAAAAATTGTGAGAGGTCAAGCTCTGGTATTTAAAGAAAATGAATTTGTCGAAGCGGCTAGGATTTTGGGGGCAAGTGATTTTAATATAATGTTTAAGCAGATACTTCCAAATTGCCTAGCACCTGTTATAGTTCAAATGACAATAGGAGTGGGCTATGCAGTTTTATCTGCTGCCAGTCTTTCTTTTATAGGAATGGGGATTGAGCCTCCCATGCCAGAGTGGGGACAGATGTTATCAGAAGGCAGGGATTTTATCAGAGATTATCCATATATTACTATGTTTCCCGGTATTTCAATAGCCATCACTATCTTGGCACTAAATATTTTGGGAGATGGATTAAGAGACGCTTTAGACCCTAAGTTGGGGAGGTAA
- a CDS encoding ATP-binding cassette domain-containing protein yields the protein MGCFLYEGLSCSKEEFLEFAKNEISLDKEKKFTPLLEKNDKKNILEVKNLIKTFGQGKNKLLALKDVSLNIKEGETLGVVGESGSGKSTLARCIANIYKDTKGQILFDGKDINKMDKKDYRDYRSRVQMIFQDPYSSLNPRQKAGDIILEGLKNLKNMSKEEMNKRLNKVISLTGLSTYHMDRFAHEFSGGQRQRIGIARALALEPELLIADEPTSALDVSIQAQIINLLKDLKMELGISMIFISHDMAVVENIADKIAVMYKGEVVEYAATKEIFKNPLHPYTKGLLSAVPINYPGQKRKVYLDEKSKEEYEKYYRVDSSNEDLKNLKTELVEIKKDHMVRIKK from the coding sequence GTGGGATGCTTTTTGTATGAGGGCTTATCCTGCAGTAAAGAGGAATTTTTAGAATTTGCAAAAAATGAAATTTCTCTAGATAAGGAGAAAAAATTCACCCCCTTACTCGAAAAAAATGACAAGAAAAATATCCTAGAGGTAAAGAATTTAATAAAGACATTTGGACAAGGTAAGAATAAACTCTTGGCCTTAAAAGATGTGAGTCTTAACATAAAAGAGGGAGAGACCCTAGGAGTAGTTGGAGAATCTGGTTCTGGAAAGTCGACACTTGCAAGATGTATAGCCAATATTTACAAGGATACAAAGGGACAAATTCTATTTGATGGCAAGGATATAAACAAGATGGACAAAAAAGATTACAGAGATTATAGAAGCAGGGTTCAGATGATATTCCAAGATCCCTATTCATCCTTAAATCCCAGACAAAAAGCAGGAGATATAATCTTAGAGGGTTTAAAAAATCTAAAAAATATGTCCAAAGAAGAAATGAATAAAAGATTGAACAAGGTAATATCTTTGACGGGTCTTTCTACTTATCACATGGATAGATTTGCCCATGAATTTTCTGGAGGTCAAAGGCAAAGAATAGGAATTGCTAGAGCGCTTGCTCTAGAGCCGGAACTCTTGATAGCAGACGAGCCAACATCTGCTCTTGATGTTTCGATTCAGGCGCAAATAATAAATCTCTTGAAAGATTTGAAAATGGAACTTGGTATATCTATGATTTTCATTTCCCATGACATGGCTGTGGTAGAAAATATAGCTGACAAGATAGCTGTAATGTATAAGGGAGAGGTAGTAGAATATGCAGCTACTAAAGAAATTTTCAAAAATCCTCTCCATCCATATACTAAGGGGCTTTTATCGGCAGTCCCGATAAATTATCCAGGCCAAAAGAGAAAAGTTTATCTGGATGAAAAATCTAAAGAAGAATATGAAAAGTATTATAGAGTCGATAGCTCAAATGAAGATTTGAAAAACTTAAAGACGGAACTCGTAGAGATTAAAAAAGATCATATGGTAAGAATAAAAAAATAA
- a CDS encoding ABC transporter substrate-binding protein, with amino-acid sequence MKRKILKILFAVLILSMMLVGCKNKENKKNGAESETTKQTETANKDGEYREVVDQAGRTVKVPKDPKRVVITFWPMGSAYTLFQGSAETIVGMDPAMVSVAKNSLLTRIDPNVANVDSSFINADGVINEESLMKLNPDLALIPAYATDQLEIFEKLGVPTIVFDVTVEDYNTVETFMSWVDLLGKAFGKESKATAIREYGEKTLKEIAERTKNLSEADKPKALLLISYDESGKSTSGEKQFARFELESTGAIHVARDVKENFIKLDMEQIYKWNPDIIYLSTFTAYKPEDLYNNTAAANDDWSQVKAVKNKNVHKFPIGIFHWYPPSADAPLALLWLAKNNNPDLFKDVDLSKRIKDYYKDLYDIELSDADIDFIFNPSSEVAN; translated from the coding sequence ATGAAAAGAAAAATTTTAAAAATTTTATTTGCAGTTCTTATTCTTTCCATGATGCTTGTAGGATGCAAAAACAAGGAAAACAAAAAGAATGGGGCGGAGTCGGAAACGACAAAGCAAACGGAAACTGCAAACAAAGACGGAGAGTATAGGGAAGTTGTAGACCAGGCAGGAAGGACTGTCAAGGTGCCGAAAGATCCAAAAAGAGTTGTGATTACTTTTTGGCCTATGGGAAGTGCCTATACCTTATTTCAAGGATCGGCTGAAACTATCGTAGGTATGGATCCTGCAATGGTTAGCGTTGCTAAAAATTCTCTACTTACTAGGATAGATCCAAATGTTGCTAATGTGGATAGCAGTTTTATAAATGCTGATGGAGTTATAAATGAAGAGTCTTTGATGAAGCTCAATCCTGATTTGGCTTTGATTCCAGCTTATGCGACAGACCAATTGGAAATATTTGAAAAATTGGGAGTGCCTACAATTGTTTTTGATGTGACTGTTGAAGACTATAATACAGTTGAAACTTTTATGTCTTGGGTTGATTTATTGGGCAAGGCTTTTGGAAAAGAAAGCAAGGCGACTGCTATTAGAGAGTACGGAGAAAAGACTCTAAAAGAAATAGCAGAAAGAACTAAAAATTTATCAGAAGCTGATAAGCCTAAAGCTCTATTGCTTATAAGCTATGATGAATCAGGTAAGAGTACATCTGGAGAAAAACAATTTGCCAGATTTGAATTGGAATCTACTGGAGCTATTCATGTTGCCAGAGATGTAAAAGAAAATTTCATAAAATTAGATATGGAACAAATTTATAAGTGGAACCCAGATATTATTTATTTGAGCACTTTTACAGCATATAAACCTGAAGATTTGTATAATAATACAGCTGCTGCCAATGATGATTGGAGTCAAGTTAAGGCTGTAAAAAATAAGAACGTACATAAGTTCCCGATTGGAATATTCCATTGGTATCCGCCGTCAGCAGATGCGCCATTGGCTCTTTTGTGGCTGGCAAAAAATAATAATCCCGATTTGTTTAAAGATGTAGATTTAAGTAAGAGAATAAAGGATTATTACAAAGATCTATATGACATTGAATTGTCTGATGCGGATATAGATTTTATATTTAATCCAAGTTCTGAAGTTGCGAATTAA
- a CDS encoding iron ABC transporter permease, translated as MLPLLTSLIVWVFGRYQLSPKEVITIIFDWISGNPNIDKQGYLVVVSIRLARIILALLVGMGLSVAGVAFQSLFSNPLTTPDILGVSSGAAFGAALAILLDCNSSMIQVMALTFGIIAVILTMIIANINGSSTTIMLILSGIVVTSVFNALLSGIKFVADPQSKLPAISFWLMGSMSNASFRSIAFYSPAIIAGTIIIYILRWKLNILSLSEDEAKAMGINLKLFKSLIIVASTLITASCVALCGIIGWVGLLVPHICRIVFGVNTKIIVPASISFGATFLLLVDTLSRTLLTSELPLGILCSLLGAPIFIMLLRKSKGEL; from the coding sequence ATGCTACCCTTATTGACATCATTAATAGTTTGGGTATTTGGTAGATATCAGCTAAGTCCTAAGGAAGTTATAACGATTATATTCGATTGGATAAGTGGAAATCCCAATATAGATAAGCAGGGATATTTGGTAGTTGTTTCAATAAGACTAGCTAGGATAATATTGGCACTTCTGGTAGGAATGGGGCTTTCTGTTGCTGGAGTGGCCTTTCAATCTCTTTTTTCAAATCCCTTGACAACGCCAGATATTTTAGGTGTATCTTCGGGTGCTGCTTTTGGAGCTGCTCTGGCTATACTTTTAGATTGCAATTCTTCTATGATACAGGTGATGGCACTGACATTTGGAATTATTGCTGTAATTCTTACGATGATAATTGCAAATATAAATGGATCAAGCACAACGATTATGCTAATTCTATCGGGGATAGTGGTCACATCAGTCTTTAATGCCCTCTTGTCGGGTATTAAGTTTGTCGCAGATCCGCAAAGTAAATTGCCGGCTATAAGCTTTTGGTTAATGGGTAGTATGAGCAATGCTTCTTTTAGAAGTATCGCCTTTTATTCGCCTGCCATAATAGCCGGGACTATCATAATCTATATACTGAGATGGAAATTAAACATCTTGTCTTTGAGTGAAGATGAAGCTAAGGCCATGGGAATAAATTTAAAACTTTTTAAGAGCTTGATTATTGTTGCAAGCACTCTTATTACAGCAAGCTGTGTGGCTCTATGCGGAATTATAGGCTGGGTGGGTCTACTTGTCCCCCACATTTGTAGGATAGTTTTCGGAGTAAATACTAAGATAATTGTGCCTGCGAGCATAAGCTTTGGCGCAACTTTTTTGCTATTGGTGGACACTCTTTCAAGGACCTTGCTGACATCCGAGCTGCCTTTGGGAATCTTGTGTAGTCTATTGGGAGCTCCTATATTTATAATGCTACTTAGAAAATCAAAAGGTGAGCTATGA
- a CDS encoding ABC transporter ATP-binding protein: MIIEVNNSSYGWVGRPALFEGVSLSLDRGEVLAILGPNGIGKTTLLKSLIGLIPWKKGATFVESKDIKSYKASDLYKIISYVPQAKTPPFSLTTMEMILLGRNPHINIVSSPKQKDYEIARQVIERLGIEYLTDVKVNKMSGGELQMVLIARALVNKPKVLILDEPESNLDFRNQLKILNIIKYLAREEKIACIFNTHYPQHAFRVADKALLLGRDKNYLFGEVNEILTKENIKKFFQVEVSVDEINANDMSLTTITPLYLI, from the coding sequence ATGATAATTGAAGTTAATAATTCATCATATGGATGGGTAGGAAGGCCTGCTCTTTTTGAAGGGGTTAGCCTATCTTTGGATAGGGGAGAGGTCTTGGCAATATTAGGCCCCAATGGTATAGGAAAAACAACCTTGTTAAAGAGTTTGATAGGGCTTATACCCTGGAAAAAGGGTGCCACATTTGTCGAAAGTAAGGATATCAAGTCTTACAAGGCAAGTGATTTATATAAGATAATATCTTATGTGCCTCAGGCAAAGACACCGCCATTTTCGCTTACTACCATGGAGATGATTCTTCTTGGAAGAAATCCCCATATAAATATTGTTTCTTCGCCCAAGCAGAAAGATTATGAAATTGCTCGCCAAGTTATAGAGAGGCTGGGCATAGAGTATTTGACCGATGTGAAGGTAAATAAAATGAGCGGTGGGGAACTCCAAATGGTTTTAATAGCAAGGGCTCTTGTAAATAAACCCAAGGTGCTTATTTTAGATGAGCCGGAATCAAATTTAGATTTTAGAAATCAGTTGAAGATACTAAATATTATAAAATATTTGGCTAGAGAGGAAAAAATCGCTTGTATATTCAACACTCATTATCCCCAGCATGCTTTTCGTGTTGCCGATAAGGCCTTGCTACTTGGAAGAGATAAAAATTATTTGTTTGGGGAAGTGAACGAGATTTTAACAAAGGAAAATATAAAAAAATTTTTTCAAGTTGAAGTTTCTGTGGATGAAATAAATGCTAATGATATGTCACTTACGACTATTACCCCCTTATATCTTATTTAG
- a CDS encoding ABC-F family ATP-binding cassette domain-containing protein has product MPIISTSQIRKDFSNKNILDGLSFLIEEKDKIGLIGNNGSGKTTLMKILIGALDKDSGDIYIQKDVKIGYLEQTPTFALDNVYDEMMSSFSELIEIEKKLKEIELALSSKAVDNLDSLLKEYSHLQEIYESKQGYAKESLVNGMIKGLGFSEEQKNQDPKMLSGGEKSRLLLGKLLLSKPDILFLDEPTNHLDLEGISFLEKYLKDYSGTLVLISHDRYFLDAIVNKIFLLEDGKIQIYRGNYSKFYEQRKKDLEMKKHQYDNQQKEIKRQEEIIKRFKAYGNARYIKQGESRQKLLDKMKRIDPIAEKEAAKISFKVDMETGYRVLSCEQVAKSYSTQIFENISFEIFKKDRIGLIGPNGIGKSTLFKIIMKKIQADRGVLSYGSNLRIAYFDQELSNLNSNSTIIDELWDSYPKLNHYQVRSYLAKFNFIGDDIFKLVGDLSGGERARLSLLKLMLEGGNFILLDEPTNHLDIDSKEALEDALLDYEGTILAISHDRYFLNKIANKIFAVSSKGLDSYLGNYDYYLEKTSLKDDEDENDLPISKTEKEKIKRQERENRQKIKKKKAELEALENKIHKIEEDLKKLDEKLQDPSTYEDYELVNSISKDRNNLSKELDDLMEEWMDLG; this is encoded by the coding sequence ATGCCAATAATATCTACATCTCAAATCAGAAAAGATTTTTCAAATAAAAATATCCTAGACGGCCTGTCTTTTCTCATTGAAGAAAAAGATAAGATAGGTCTTATAGGCAATAATGGATCCGGAAAAACAACTCTTATGAAAATTTTGATTGGAGCCCTTGATAAGGACTCTGGCGATATTTATATCCAAAAAGATGTGAAAATAGGCTATCTGGAGCAAACTCCCACATTCGCCTTAGACAATGTCTACGATGAGATGATGTCTTCTTTTTCTGAGCTAATTGAAATAGAAAAAAAGCTCAAAGAAATAGAGCTTGCTCTTTCTAGCAAGGCTGTTGATAATCTGGATTCGCTCTTGAAAGAATATTCTCATCTTCAAGAGATTTATGAGTCTAAACAGGGATATGCTAAGGAGTCTCTTGTAAATGGAATGATAAAAGGGCTGGGATTTTCTGAAGAACAAAAAAATCAAGACCCCAAAATGCTCTCAGGCGGTGAGAAGTCAAGGCTTCTTTTGGGAAAGCTCCTTCTCTCTAAGCCCGATATCCTTTTTCTAGATGAACCAACTAACCACCTCGACCTCGAAGGAATCAGCTTTTTGGAAAAATATCTAAAAGACTATTCCGGCACCCTGGTCTTGATTTCCCATGACAGATACTTTCTCGATGCCATTGTAAATAAGATTTTCCTACTTGAGGACGGCAAAATACAAATATACAGGGGCAATTATTCCAAATTCTATGAGCAAAGAAAAAAAGATTTGGAAATGAAAAAGCACCAATATGACAATCAACAAAAAGAAATTAAAAGACAAGAAGAAATTATAAAGAGATTTAAAGCTTATGGAAATGCAAGATATATAAAGCAGGGCGAATCTAGGCAAAAACTCTTAGACAAAATGAAGAGAATAGATCCCATAGCTGAAAAAGAAGCCGCTAAAATATCTTTTAAGGTGGATATGGAAACTGGTTACAGAGTCCTTAGCTGTGAACAAGTTGCAAAATCATATTCTACGCAAATTTTTGAAAACATTTCCTTCGAAATTTTTAAAAAAGATAGAATAGGCCTCATCGGCCCCAATGGCATAGGAAAATCTACGCTTTTTAAGATAATAATGAAAAAAATACAAGCGGATAGAGGGGTCTTATCCTATGGCTCCAATTTGCGTATAGCTTACTTTGACCAAGAGCTTTCCAATCTCAATTCCAATTCAACTATAATAGATGAACTCTGGGATAGCTATCCTAAACTAAATCACTATCAAGTGAGATCTTATCTTGCTAAGTTCAACTTCATAGGCGACGATATTTTCAAGCTTGTAGGTGATCTTTCTGGCGGAGAAAGGGCGAGGCTTTCGCTTTTGAAACTCATGCTAGAAGGCGGCAACTTCATCCTGCTTGACGAGCCTACAAACCATTTAGACATAGACTCCAAGGAGGCACTAGAAGATGCCCTTCTAGATTACGAAGGAACTATACTTGCCATATCCCACGACAGGTATTTTTTAAATAAAATAGCCAACAAAATTTTCGCTGTGTCATCAAAAGGTCTAGACTCTTACCTCGGCAACTACGACTACTATTTAGAAAAAACGAGTTTAAAAGACGACGAAGATGAAAATGACCTACCTATTAGCAAGACGGAAAAAGAAAAAATAAAAAGGCAAGAAAGAGAAAACAGACAAAAAATCAAGAAAAAAAAGGCCGAACTGGAAGCTTTGGAAAATAAAATTCATAAAATAGAAGAAGATTTAAAAAAGCTAGATGAAAAACTCCAAGACCCATCTACCTACGAGGACTACGAACTTGTAAATTCCATATCTAAAGACAGAAATAATTTGTCAAAAGAACTAGATGACTTAATGGAAGAGTGGATGGACTTAGGCTGA